GGTGCGGTAGTCGAGTCCCTCCGCGGCGGCCTGCGCACCGAGGTTGTCCTCCCCGGCCTGCGCCTGGGCCTCGCTCATGCCGTACTTCTTGGTGAGCATCGTGATCACGGGCTGGGTGTCGCCCTTGGCCCGGCCGGGGTCCAGCTCGAAGGACCGGTGCACCACCTCGACCTCGTCCCGGTGCGGGAAGGCCGCGAGCGCCTTCTCGAAACGGGCCTTGCCGACGTAGCACCAGGGGCAGGCGATGTCGCTCCAGATCTCGACGCGCATGTCTCGGCTCTCTCCAGGTCGTACGGGAACGGAGACTCCCTCCGCCGGAGTGTGTGAACATTCAAGCGGTCGTTTTCATTCCCAGCCGGTCGTGAGGTGCAGCCGCAGATGACGGCTCCCGTCGAACGGCTCCGCGACCCAGCCCCGGCGCCCGTAGAAGGCCCGAGCCCGCTGGTTGTCGACATGCACATCGAGTACGGCGGTGCGCTTGCGATCGACTCGCCACTGCTCGACACAGGCCGTGTGCAGGGCCGTGCCGATGCCGGAGCCCCAGTGGTCGGGGTCGACATGGAACTGGAACAGCCTGACCGATTCCGCGGGGGCTCCCTCGGGGGTGCGGAAGGACGCGACGCCGACGATACGGCCGCACTCGACGGCACACAGCACATGGGCGTCCGGCCGCCGGATCACGCCCCGCCAGGCGGCGATCCAGTCGGTGCCGTCATCCGGGACACCGCCCGGGTAGTACGTCGCCCGGGCCCGCGCATGCAGTGCGGCGACGGTGTCCGCCTCGGCGGGCAGGACCGTACGGATCACTCGGTTTCCGGTCAGCGGCTCCCTGATCATGCCACCGAGGACGTGCCGGCCGCCGTCGCGGTTCCGTGTTTTCCTGGTCGCCTCCGAGGCGCTCCAGCCGGTGTCGACGCTCTCGACACCGGCGCGCCTCTCCCGCTGGAGGCGGCTGAACTGGGCCCGGTAGGCGCTCGGGGCGAGGCCGGTGCGGCGGACCACGTGGGCGCGGAGGGAGTCGGCGATGCCCAGGCCGCAGGAGCGGGCCACCTGGTCCATGGGCAGGGAGGTGGTTTCCAGGAGTTCCTTCCACGCTCGCCTCGGCGGCCTGTGGCCTGGCGCCGAATCTGGCCACCCTGATCGGCGCGCGGACGGTGCAGGGCGTGGCGGCGGCCGTGGTCCTGCCGGCCTCGCTCGCGCTGGTGCGGCAGGCGTACGCCGATCCGGCGCGACGGGCCCGCGCGGTGGCCGTGTGGGCCACGGGCGGTTCGGTGGCGGGCAGTGCGCTGACGACGGCCTGGGACTGGCGCGGGATCTTCTTCGTCAACCTGCCGGTCGGTGCCCTGATCCTCGTACTGCTGGTGCGGGCCCCGCGCTCACGGCGCCGCCCGGCACCGCTCGACCTGCCCGGCCAGGTGACGGCGGTGGCGGCGCTCACGGCACTGACCTTCGCGGTGATCGAGGGCGGCACGGCGGGATGGGCGGCGCCGGCCATGGCAGTGGTCGCCGCTGTCGCGTTCGTCAGGATCGAGGCACGCCGACCTCACCCGGTCGTCCCCCTGGTGGCCCTGCTCCTCGTCCCCATGGCACTGGGCTGCGCCCTGACGGTGTCGCCGCTGACCGCGGCGTGCTCAACTCGGCGCGGCAGATGGCCGGAGCCCTGGGGATCGCCGCGTTCGGGACGCTGATCTCCGACGGTTTCGTGGCCGGTATGCGGTTGAGCCTCGGGATCAGCGCGACCCTGCTGCTCAGCTGCCGTCCCTCAGATCCTTCGGCCAGTCGGTCCTGAACTCGATGTGGTCGTACGTCACCACACAGCCCTCTCCCATCGGCGACTGCGTCATGAAGCCGACCAGGGCGGA
This genomic window from Streptomyces sp. DG2A-72 contains:
- a CDS encoding GNAT family N-acetyltransferase, with the protein product MIREPLTGNRVIRTVLPAEADTVAALHARARATYYPGGVPDDGTDWIAAWRGVIRRPDAHVLCAVECGRIVGVASFRTPEGAPAESVRLFQFHVDPDHWGSGIGTALHTACVEQWRVDRKRTAVLDVHVDNQRARAFYGRRGWVAEPFDGSRHLRLHLTTGWE